ATGTCAAGGCTGTAAACTTTAGGGTTGCTGATGTTGGTTTTGTTTTCAAAAACCTCTGAAGATGCTTTTTTAGAGCCTTCAGTCCATAGACGATCTGTCTGCGCGAATGAGATACCTGTAATAAGCAGCATCCCAATCATGGAGAATTGTTTTTTCATATTAATTATTTGTTTTGATTGTGGAATATCAAAGCTAATAAATTTTATATTACGAAAAACAAGTTTTTTTAAGAAAATTTTAGATAATTCATTTAAAATACTATGCGATACATTAAATGTAATGAAAGACGTATTATCCCGAAAAAAGAAAATAGCATACGCAAAATACGTATGCTATTGATTTATTGATGAAATATTTCTAATTATTTGGTAATATCTCTTCCGATCACTAATCTCTGGATTTCTGAAGTACCTTCACCAATGGTGCAAAGTTTAGAGTCTCTGTAGAATTTCTCAGCAGGGAAGTCCTTAGTATATCCATAACCTCCGAAGATCTGAACAGCATTGTTGGAAATTCTTACACACGCCTCAGAAGCATATAATTTAGCCATTGCACCTTCCTTCGTCATTTTTTGCTTTGCATTTTTAAGCGTTGAAGCTCTTTGAATAAGAAGTTCTGCTGCGTCAATTTCTGTTGCCATATCAGCAAGCATAAAGTTAACCGCCTGGAATTCAGAGATTGATTTTCCGAACTGGTGTCTTTCTTTAGCATATTTTAAAGCCGCTTTGTAAGCTCCTCTTGCAGTTCCTAAACTTAAAGCTGCGATAGAAATTCTTCCGCCATCAAGAATTTTCATGGCTTGTTTGAATCCTTCACCTACTTCTCCAAGACGGTGTGAATCTGGTACACGTACATTGTCGAAGATAAGTTCTGCCGTTTCAGAAGCACGCATTCCTAATTTATTCTCCTTTTTTCCGGAAGTAAACCCCGGCATTCCTTTTTCTAATACAAAAGCTGTAGAGTTATTTTTTGCTCCTTTTTCACCAGTTCTGGTCATCACTACGGCAATATCACCGGAAATAGCATGGGTGATGAAGTTCTTAGCCCCGTTAATGATCCATTCATCACCGTCTTTCACCGCTGTGGTTGACATCCCTCCGGAATCTGAACCTGTATTGTGTTCTGTAAGTCCCCAGGCGCCAATTACCTTTCCGGAAGCCAGCTGAGGAAGCCATTTGTTTCTTTGCTCTTCATTTCCGAACTCATAAATATGGTTGGTGCAAAGTGAGTTGTGTGCAGCTACAGAAAGACCAATAGAAGGGTCTACCTGAGAGATTTCATCCAGGATAGCAACATATTCATGATAGCCCAAGCCGGAGCCTCCGTACTGCTCAGGAACTACAATTCCCATAAAACCCATTTCTCCTAACTGGTGAAAAAGATCTTTTGGAAATGTCTGGCTCTCGTCCCACTCCATAATATTCGGTCTGATATTTTTCTCAGCGAATTCTCTTGCTGTTTCAGCTATCATTTTGATGTTGTCAATAGTCTCTGTATTCATATAGATAATAGTTAGTTCCCAAAGATAAATAAATTGAACGAATGCTAAAAAAAATTATTTCTTCCATAGCAGTTTATTTGCAAAATAGTAGTTTTCAATTTTTTATATTTTACGAATTAATGTTTTTTTAATAAAATTTTCAGAACTTTAAGTGTTTTAATTTACTACTTTAGCCTCCCAATTTTTAAGGTATGAAAAAACTTCTATTTCCTGTTATTTTAATTTCGTCACTTCTATCCGCCCAGGCGCCGGCAGGATACTACGACGGAACAGCCGGACTTACAGGCTATGCTCTGAAGTCTAAGCTGCATGATATTATTGCAGCGAAGAATATTAACTGGCATTATGGTGATCTTCAGAATTACTATAACCAGACGGATCTTGATAAATATTATGATCACAATGCTTCCAATACGACATTACTGCTGGATATTTATTCTGAAATACCGTCAGGGCCGGATGCATATGAATATACAAGCGCCCAGATGATCGGGAGCTCCGGAGGTGAAGGTGAAGGATGGAACAGAGAGCATATGATGCCTCAGAGTACATTTTATAGTAATTATCCAATGTATTCGGATTTATTTTATGTTATTCCTACGGATGCCAAAATTAATCAGCTGAGAAGCAATTATCCTTATGGAGTTATTAACTCTACCATCCATTATACTTTCACTAATTCGTCAAAAATAGGTAATAGTGCCATCCCTAACTGGGTTTATACCGGCAGGGTATATGAACCTATTCCTGAATTCAGGGGAGATATTGCAAGAAGTCTGCTTTATTTCGCTGTAAGATATGAGGGAAAATTAGGAACATTCAATTTTAATAACAGTACTAATCCTGCTTCGGATACCAATCCGCTGGACGGAACGGAAGAAAGGGCTTTTGAGCCTGCTTATATTGCGATGCTGCTGCAATGGCATGCTGCCGATCCTGTTTCAGACAGGGAGAGAGACCGTAATAATGCAGTGTATGCCATTCAGAATAATAGGAATCCTTTTATAGATAATCCTTCCCTGGTAACAGCCATATGGGGGCAGAATCCTGATACTGTGGCACCTCAGATTCCGTCTAATCTTACGGCGGTTCAGACCAGTGCTTATTTTACTACATTGAGCTGGTCTCCCAGCGCAGATGCAGATGTAATCGGGTATAAGGTTTACCAGAACGGAACATTGGTTGCCACAACAAAAGGCACTACGGTAAGCATTGACCACCTGACTCCCTCCACAACCTACAATTTTACAGTAAAAGCATATGATAACGGGTATCTGTCGTCTGCTGACAGTAATACATTGCCGGTAACAACACTGGCTACAGATGTGTATGCAAAAGATTTGTATATTTCCAAATACCTGGAGGGGACAGGTAATAATAAAGCTCTTGAGATAACCAACAAAACAGGCCATCCTGTTAATTTAAATAACTACAGAATTTCTATCCAGCTGCCAAGCGGGGCAAACTATTATTTCCCTGCTCCTTATGAATTGGAAGGTACTGTTCAGAATAATGAAACATTTGTGGTTTTAAATCCAGCAGCTAATTTTTCCTGCTATACTATTAATCAGGCCCGGTTTGTAACAGCAGCTCCGCAGATGACATTTAATGGTAGAAACTATGTGGAATTAAGATATAAGTCATCCAGTGTTGATGCCATTGGAGTGGTAGGACAGGACAATTCATCAACGTTGCAGGATAGATCTTTATACAGAAAGATTACGGTAGACCAGCCGGTGACTACATTCAATATTAATGAATGGGATACTCATCCTATGAATTATTGCCAGAATCTTGGAGGAACCTTATCTGTTACAGATTTAATGACCGATACCAAAGAATTTAAAATCTATCCGAATCCGGTTTCTGAAAATTTATTTGTAGCCGGAGAAACAGAAAAAGTAAAAACAGCCCAGATTATTGATCTTTCCGGTAAGGTAATTTATACAGAGAAAGAACCGTTCAGAAGTAAAAAGAATATTTCCGTTCAGAATCTTTCTGCCGGTTCTTACTTCCTGAAACTGGATGATAAAGCTTACCAGTTTATTAAAAAATAACAAAGTAAGGTTAGAAGGACAGTTCCATAGCCCTGATAGCAGCGGTTACCCCGCAGCATGAAGCTGGAAAGCTGATGGCGTGAGGAGTATGAGCGGATAGCAGGAAACAGCTCCTTATCATAAGAGTGGTAAAAAAGTTTTACTAATCTTCTTTAAACCTTATTTTCCCTGCATAATCGATATAAGCAGATTCACTAATAATTAATATCTATAAGTGTTTCTGCTTATATTTTTTATTTATAAGTAATTATGCTTATATTTGCATTATGATAGCGGTTATTACCGGAGATATTATAAATTCACAGCATGCAGACACGGAAGCCTGGTTAACCAGACTCAAAAATCTTCTGGAAACTTGGGGGAGCTCACCGCTTGTATGGGAAATCTACAGAGGAGACGAATTTCAATTCAAGTGTAGCATTGATGATGCATTCTGGCATTTTCTAGCCATTAAATCACTGATAAAAAGCCAGGAAAATCTGGATATAAGACTTGCCATAGGCATTGGAGAGGAAAGTTTTTCATCTGAAAAGATCACCGAATCTAATGGTACAGCGTACGTACATTCCGGCAGACTTCTGAAAGATTTGAAAAGCGACGGGCATACTGTGGCCATAAAAACCTCCAACGAATCTGTAGACCGGGATCTTAATATCCTTCTGAAATGGTCTACCAAAGATTTTGATAACTGGACCGTAGCAACGGCAGAAATCATTCACGAAATGATTATGAACCAGGATATCACACAGGAAGACCTTGCTAAAAAGTTTGCTATATCACAGTCCTCGGTAAGTCAGAGGCTGAAACGCGCCAACTACGAACTGATCGTAGAAACCAATCAATATTTTAGAAAGAAAATCTCGGAACTGTAAGCATGATCTTTACTCAACTCATATTGGCACATCTACTCGGAGATTTTATTCTTCAGCCAAATTCATGGGTTGCTGATAGAGAGCACCGTAAGCTGAAAAAGTTCCGGCTTGTATCTGTGTGTTCTGATTCCAGGCGAAGCAGAGCGTATGCGATTGGTCTATCATTGAGTTCAGGAATGGCGGCTTTAACAGGAATTTTAATAAAATAATTTAAATAAATCTAACTAATAAGAATTTTTAGAAATGGAAAAGAAAGAAATGTTGTACGAAGGTAAAGCAAAACAGGTATTTGCAACCGATAATCCTGAGGAAGTAGTAGTACGTTTCAAGGACGATGCTACCGCATTTAACGCTCAAAAGAAAGGACAGGTGGACCTTAAAGGTGAAATGAACAACGCCATCACCACTTTGATCTTTGAATACTTAAATGAAAAAGGGATTAAAACTCATTTCATTAAACAATTAAACGAAAGAGAGCAGCTGGTAAGAAAAGTATCCATCATTCCTTTGGAAATGGTAGTAAGAAACTATTCTGCAGGAAGCATGGCTCAGAGATTAGGGGTTGAAGAAGGAATTAAATCTCCGGTAACCATCTTCGATATCTGCTATAAAAAAGACGAATTGGGAGATCCGCTTATCAACGATCACCATGCTGTTTTCTTAGGAGCAGCTACTTATGAAGAACTTGATGAAATGTATGAACTGACTTCAGATATCAACGAAATCCTGATCGATCTTTTCGATAAAATGAACATCATCCTGGTAGATTTCAAAATTGAGTTAGGAAAGACTTCTGATGGTGAGATCATCCTTGCAGACGAAATTTCTCCGGATACGTGCAGACTTTGGGATAAAGATACGATGAAGAAACTGGATAAAGACAGATTCAGAAGAGATCTTGGAGAAGTTACAGAAGCGTATGTAGAGATCTATAACAGACTGAAAAACCTACTTGGAAAGTAGTTTAAAAATGATCATTGAAGTTAACTTATTCTGATTATCAATATCTAACGGTTAACTTCTAAATTAGAAAAAATAGAAATGAAAAGTTTAGACATTCATAAAAGTGAATATTTAAAACAGTTTAAAGACCAGACCTACGGACGCAATCTTTTCAGAACGCAGGAGGAGGAAAGACTGGATGCTCCCAATGAGGAGTGCGGTATTTTCGGACTGTATTCCGACAATGATCTGGATACGTTTTCTTTGTCTCAGTTCGGTCTTTTTGCCCTTCAGCACAGAGGGCAGGAAGCCTGTGGTATTTCCGTTCTGAAAAATGGAAAGATCACCAATATGAAAGATGAAGGACTGGTTTTGGATGTTTATAAAGAAATCCAGGAGCCGGAAGCCTTTATGGGGAATTCTGCGATTGGTCATACGAGATATACAACAGCAGGGGATAAAAAGAAATATAATTTCCAGCCGTTCTTTGCGAAAAACGAGTACGACCAGATTATCCTTTCCATTGCCCATAACGGAAACCTTACCAATGCAAAAGAGCTGAAAAAAGAATTGGAAGCTGAAGGAGTGGTTTTCAGAGCTACATCAGATTCTGAAGTTATTCTGAGACTGATCCAGAAGAACCTTGATTTAGGTCTTCGCGGAGCCATTAAAGCTACAATGGAAAAAATTGAGGGAGCGTATTCTGTAGTAGGAATGACGAGAAATAAATTCTTTGCCTTCAGAGATTTTAACGGAATCAGACCTTTGGTTCTGGGGGCTATTGACGAGAAGTCTTATGTGGTAGCTTCTGAATCAGTAGCTTTGGATGCCGTAGGTGCTCAGTATGTAAGAGACATCCTTCCCGGAGAAATCATTTACACCAATGAAAATGAGCCTGGAAAACTGCACTCTTATATGGTAGATGAAAAGAGAGGAAAACAGAGAATCTGCTCATTTGAGTATATTTATTTTGCAAGACCTGACTCTTCTCTAGAAAACATCAACGTATATGAGATCAGAGAAAAATCCGGTGAGAAAATCTGGGAACAGGCTCCGGTAGAAGCTGATGTGGTGATAGGAGTTCCTGATTCAGGAGTTCCGGCAGCAATTGGTTTCTCAAAAGCTTCAGGAATACCATTCCGTCCCGTACTGATTAAAAACAGATATATTGGAAGAAGTTTCATCGTTCCTACACAGGAGATGAGAGAAAGGGTTGTCAATCTTAAGCTAAACCCGATTATCTCTGAAATCAAGGATAAAAGAGTAGTCATTATTGATGATTCTATTGTAAGAGGAACAACTTCCAAAAGACTGGTGAAAATTCTGAAAGATGCAGGGGTAAAAGAAATTCACTTCAGAAGTGTTTCTCCGCCCATTATTGCACCTTGCTATCTTGGAATTGATACCCCATCCAAAGATGATCTGATTTCAGCTAACATGACTACAGAACAGCTTAGAGACTATCTTGGAGTAGATTCTTTAGAGTTTTTAAGCACAGATAATCTGAAAGAGATCTTAGGATCTTCCAATCACTGCTTCGGATGCTTTACAGAAGAATATCCGGTAGGAAAAGGAGAGGAAGTAGAATTATTTAATTAATTTACTTTAAATACAATGAAAGGCCTGATTTAATACATTAAATCAGGCCTTTGCTATTGGAGTTAAAAAATTGGTTTTCTTTGATTAGAATTTGTAGTTTACCCCTAACTGGAAAACTCTGTTGTTGTTTTCAGCGGCAGGTACACTTTTATCAATCTTGGTAAGACTGTTTACATATCTCGCATTAATTCCGATGTTGGAAGTAATATCATACCCTAAACCTAAGCCTAAACCGAAGTTGAATCTGTTGATGTTATCCTTATTAAGGTCTTCAGAATGAGACTGCGTCTGAGTGGTTGTGATTCCTCCTGTAGTACTGGCTACAGTAGCTTCTCCTTTATTCTTTCCGTTGATGAAATAACTGAATTCCGGTCCGGCTTCCACATAGAACTTTTCCATAGGTCTCATCTGAACCATTAACGGAACGGAAATATAGTTCATTGTTACTTTATCCTGTCCTTTGGTTTTTATCGTAGTTGCTCCTACTGTCTGTTCTGTGGAGTAAGCTACATCTCTCGCACCCATTTGGTTGTATAAAACCTCTGGCTGGAAGCTAAATTGCTTTGAAATGGGAATGTTAACAAATGCTCCTGCATGAAAACCTAATTTCTGGCTGTTCAAACCAAAGCTTTGCTGGCTAAACTGAGCTGAGTTTCCTCCTGCCTTGATCCCGAATCTGATGGGTTGTGTTTCCTTTTTGATGGGTTCCTGAGTTACAGTTTTTGTTTCCTGCGCAAAAGTCAGAGTGCCAGCAGCGGCTGCCAGCCCTAGAAATAACTTCTTCATAATTTTATTTTTTAATTTTACTATTTTACTTCTTATCCAATTTTTCAATCAGACTTCATGTATTTTGCAAAATGCTTGCCAAACTTCGAAAACCCTTATCCGTAGGCCTTTGGCGATGGTTTTGGTTATTGTTTTTTGTAGCTTTTTCTTTCGTTTTTGTAAAATATTGATGGCCGTAACCTGAATTTTTTAAAGAATTTTCTGCTTTCAAAAGGATTCGGTTGGTTTATTTTAATGGCGGAATTCCGTAAATAAAAATGCCGGAACTTTTATAAAAGTTCCGGCATTGATTCCTAAAACAGGATTTTAATTGAATTTATATAGGTGCCAACTCTGAAATACATCATTGTTTTTAATCAGATTGACCATATTTTCTTTGCTTTTTCATACAGAAACTGTGCTCTGTCTTCAATAGTCTGTTCATTCCATTGATCAAGAGTTAAGTATTGGCTGATTGTTTCAAGCCCGGCTGAATAAGTATTTAATCCTTGTTTATCTCCTTTTCCTTTTCTTTTAATATTCCAGTTGGCATCCCGGATTACTGAGTTTAGATTTTGTGTAATGATGGTTAAATTCCCTAAAGTCAGAAGCTTTCTGTTACGCTTCATTTTATCTTCCTGACTGGTCAGTTTTCCCCAATGATTCTCCCATTTTTTAGGCATGAGATGCTCCAGACTGTATTTGCTGATCCCCAGAAGCTGTGTAGACTGTAAACTTCTGTTACGTATTTTAGATTCAATAAAATATAAAATTCCTGCGGATTGTTTATTGATCAGATAGGAATTTCCGAAACCGTCTTTAAGTTCTTTATCGGATGGAAGGAAGTTAACTTTATCGGCCTGGCCTTCCAAAAATTCAAGGAACTGTTTTTTAGATAGAATTTCATGGCTAATCAGTCTGTCTGTAAAAAGCTGATTATAATTCTTTGTGGTAGCATGAACAGCCATTCGCCGCATAATGTAGGTTTCAAGGAAATCAAATAATTCATTACGGTCCCTATCATTTGTAACATTTTTAAGAATGTAAAGTACATAAGGGATCAGGGTAGAAGTATCTAATCCAAAAATAATAGCATTGATTCTTTCTATTCCGGATTGGTTAGTAAGTTCATTCTCTATAATATCGAAATCAAAGTTTTCCTGAAAGATCAGTGCATAGTCTTTTATTTCAGCAAGTATAGTTTTCTTGTCATTGTTCAGATAATTTTTGATAAAGCTTTTATAGGATTCAAACAAATGTTCAACTTTTGAAAATTCTATTTTGTCTTCTGTTTTTACATTAAGTGTTTTATCCTGAATTTTAATCTGAAGATATGAAAAGAAGAACAGGTCAATGAATGTTCTTTTTGATCTTCCGGTTGTAATTTCTTTATCCCAATAGTTTTTGGCTTCATCATCCTTTTCAAAAATATTTTTCCAGTAGGTCTGATAAGCTGAGATTTCATCTCTGTTAAAGAAATGATTTTTCAGGAGTTCAGCAGTCGTCAGTTTAACGCCTAGTGAATTGATGGTGTCAAAAATCTGCTGTTCATCTTCATTTTCGTCGAGGTCAATACCCACAAATAAAATTTTTGAGAGAATATTGTTGATATCTAATTTGTCCGCATTCATATTCTGCTTAAAATAGAGATAGGCTTTGGTGATATTATCAGTGCCGGTCAGATCTTTCAATTCCATTAAGTTCATTACTTGTTCGTAAGCATCAATATCGTTATGATTGTGCTGAATGGCAATTAAATCTCTCAGTTTAAACATCCTGTTATACTCATAATCATCACCCGTATTTAACGAAAGTACTTTGAAAAATATGGATAGGGTAGTCAGTCGCTGCTGCCCGTCAATAAGAGTTCTTTTATCTCCAACTCTGCTGCCGGTTGCCGTGGGTTGCTGCTTTAAAATGACAGAACCTAAAAAATAAGGCTTATTGGCAAAACTTATGTTTTCCATGTCTTCTAAAAGTCTTTCCCATTGTTCTTCTCCCCAAACATAAGCTCTTTGAAAAAAAGGAACTTCCAGAATCCTGTTTCCGTTAAAAATGTCGTTGATGGTTCTTTTTCCTGCGTCCATAGTTGATTTTATATTCAAATCTAAGACGCTTAAGGTCGGCTGCCTTACGGATTCCCGTAATGAATGATTATTTTACTCAGTTCGGAATATTTGATGGATGCAGGTTTTAAGCTGGATGATGGAAGTTATGAAAGTCATTAACAGTAAA
This region of Chryseobacterium vaccae genomic DNA includes:
- a CDS encoding acyl-CoA dehydrogenase family protein: MNTETIDNIKMIAETAREFAEKNIRPNIMEWDESQTFPKDLFHQLGEMGFMGIVVPEQYGGSGLGYHEYVAILDEISQVDPSIGLSVAAHNSLCTNHIYEFGNEEQRNKWLPQLASGKVIGAWGLTEHNTGSDSGGMSTTAVKDGDEWIINGAKNFITHAISGDIAVVMTRTGEKGAKNNSTAFVLEKGMPGFTSGKKENKLGMRASETAELIFDNVRVPDSHRLGEVGEGFKQAMKILDGGRISIAALSLGTARGAYKAALKYAKERHQFGKSISEFQAVNFMLADMATEIDAAELLIQRASTLKNAKQKMTKEGAMAKLYASEACVRISNNAVQIFGGYGYTKDFPAEKFYRDSKLCTIGEGTSEIQRLVIGRDITK
- a CDS encoding endonuclease — translated: MKKLLFPVILISSLLSAQAPAGYYDGTAGLTGYALKSKLHDIIAAKNINWHYGDLQNYYNQTDLDKYYDHNASNTTLLLDIYSEIPSGPDAYEYTSAQMIGSSGGEGEGWNREHMMPQSTFYSNYPMYSDLFYVIPTDAKINQLRSNYPYGVINSTIHYTFTNSSKIGNSAIPNWVYTGRVYEPIPEFRGDIARSLLYFAVRYEGKLGTFNFNNSTNPASDTNPLDGTEERAFEPAYIAMLLQWHAADPVSDRERDRNNAVYAIQNNRNPFIDNPSLVTAIWGQNPDTVAPQIPSNLTAVQTSAYFTTLSWSPSADADVIGYKVYQNGTLVATTKGTTVSIDHLTPSTTYNFTVKAYDNGYLSSADSNTLPVTTLATDVYAKDLYISKYLEGTGNNKALEITNKTGHPVNLNNYRISIQLPSGANYYFPAPYELEGTVQNNETFVVLNPAANFSCYTINQARFVTAAPQMTFNGRNYVELRYKSSSVDAIGVVGQDNSSTLQDRSLYRKITVDQPVTTFNINEWDTHPMNYCQNLGGTLSVTDLMTDTKEFKIYPNPVSENLFVAGETEKVKTAQIIDLSGKVIYTEKEPFRSKKNISVQNLSAGSYFLKLDDKAYQFIKK
- a CDS encoding SatD family protein, whose amino-acid sequence is MIAVITGDIINSQHADTEAWLTRLKNLLETWGSSPLVWEIYRGDEFQFKCSIDDAFWHFLAIKSLIKSQENLDIRLAIGIGEESFSSEKITESNGTAYVHSGRLLKDLKSDGHTVAIKTSNESVDRDLNILLKWSTKDFDNWTVATAEIIHEMIMNQDITQEDLAKKFAISQSSVSQRLKRANYELIVETNQYFRKKISEL
- a CDS encoding DUF3307 domain-containing protein, encoding MIFTQLILAHLLGDFILQPNSWVADREHRKLKKFRLVSVCSDSRRSRAYAIGLSLSSGMAALTGILIK
- the purC gene encoding phosphoribosylaminoimidazolesuccinocarboxamide synthase gives rise to the protein MEKKEMLYEGKAKQVFATDNPEEVVVRFKDDATAFNAQKKGQVDLKGEMNNAITTLIFEYLNEKGIKTHFIKQLNEREQLVRKVSIIPLEMVVRNYSAGSMAQRLGVEEGIKSPVTIFDICYKKDELGDPLINDHHAVFLGAATYEELDEMYELTSDINEILIDLFDKMNIILVDFKIELGKTSDGEIILADEISPDTCRLWDKDTMKKLDKDRFRRDLGEVTEAYVEIYNRLKNLLGK
- the purF gene encoding amidophosphoribosyltransferase, producing MKSLDIHKSEYLKQFKDQTYGRNLFRTQEEERLDAPNEECGIFGLYSDNDLDTFSLSQFGLFALQHRGQEACGISVLKNGKITNMKDEGLVLDVYKEIQEPEAFMGNSAIGHTRYTTAGDKKKYNFQPFFAKNEYDQIILSIAHNGNLTNAKELKKELEAEGVVFRATSDSEVILRLIQKNLDLGLRGAIKATMEKIEGAYSVVGMTRNKFFAFRDFNGIRPLVLGAIDEKSYVVASESVALDAVGAQYVRDILPGEIIYTNENEPGKLHSYMVDEKRGKQRICSFEYIYFARPDSSLENINVYEIREKSGEKIWEQAPVEADVVIGVPDSGVPAAIGFSKASGIPFRPVLIKNRYIGRSFIVPTQEMRERVVNLKLNPIISEIKDKRVVIIDDSIVRGTTSKRLVKILKDAGVKEIHFRSVSPPIIAPCYLGIDTPSKDDLISANMTTEQLRDYLGVDSLEFLSTDNLKEILGSSNHCFGCFTEEYPVGKGEEVELFN
- a CDS encoding porin family protein, whose translation is MKKLFLGLAAAAGTLTFAQETKTVTQEPIKKETQPIRFGIKAGGNSAQFSQQSFGLNSQKLGFHAGAFVNIPISKQFSFQPEVLYNQMGARDVAYSTEQTVGATTIKTKGQDKVTMNYISVPLMVQMRPMEKFYVEAGPEFSYFINGKNKGEATVASTTGGITTTQTQSHSEDLNKDNINRFNFGLGLGLGYDITSNIGINARYVNSLTKIDKSVPAAENNNRVFQLGVNYKF
- a CDS encoding DUF262 domain-containing protein, with product MDAGKRTINDIFNGNRILEVPFFQRAYVWGEEQWERLLEDMENISFANKPYFLGSVILKQQPTATGSRVGDKRTLIDGQQRLTTLSIFFKVLSLNTGDDYEYNRMFKLRDLIAIQHNHNDIDAYEQVMNLMELKDLTGTDNITKAYLYFKQNMNADKLDINNILSKILFVGIDLDENEDEQQIFDTINSLGVKLTTAELLKNHFFNRDEISAYQTYWKNIFEKDDEAKNYWDKEITTGRSKRTFIDLFFFSYLQIKIQDKTLNVKTEDKIEFSKVEHLFESYKSFIKNYLNNDKKTILAEIKDYALIFQENFDFDIIENELTNQSGIERINAIIFGLDTSTLIPYVLYILKNVTNDRDRNELFDFLETYIMRRMAVHATTKNYNQLFTDRLISHEILSKKQFLEFLEGQADKVNFLPSDKELKDGFGNSYLINKQSAGILYFIESKIRNRSLQSTQLLGISKYSLEHLMPKKWENHWGKLTSQEDKMKRNRKLLTLGNLTIITQNLNSVIRDANWNIKRKGKGDKQGLNTYSAGLETISQYLTLDQWNEQTIEDRAQFLYEKAKKIWSI